A genomic window from Luteolibacter sp. LG18 includes:
- a CDS encoding autotransporter-associated beta strand repeat-containing protein — protein MSPRIAGRPIVTRASLLATAATLFLAPLPATAATKTWDGGGTNDTWLNGVNWNANTAPAANDTLVFGGTVRLTPVNDFAAGTVFTGLSFAAGAGAFNVTGNGIVLNRSTIANNATNAVTVGLPITIGSGLTTLTTPATGGTMNLSGAFARSTGSTVVVNRVGGNINLAGSGLANDASGILGGWAVIGNDWASLDGSGNTVPYTAYTNIPSGAITTGANLNYRYTADTANITAAAGTAINSLVTTIGTGRTLTLAGALRLGARGGIYRTGASSANSVMLVTGGSLTASGGGEITLLDATTTAANFTATNNNLRIDSTMTDDGANPVAVNIVGYLDIRGTNTYSGGTFINLGRVQGSNTSVFGTGPVTIYTGGQAFLNNNGTFANNFTIAGTGSTETSGGQTMGAIRMNTGATTLSGTITLAENARITGGSGGTNAITGKITGSGRLEFTAATGNVGSITLNNAANDWNGGLLLTVGGAGRQVYVKLGADEQIPNGAGKGSVTIAGASDIARLDLSGHNETINGLNAAVNTFNQVKNTAATPCTLTLGANNAAGDFGGTLDDAGAGAVSLVKTGTGTQIFRGTTNHLGTTTVDGGRLEFVGDLAATGLVTVNSGATLAANAQLSPDVTIATGGLLASNPAAGAGITLKKDLNLAEGSAIQINTASFPAAPVQVLGTLNPTGGEATVSINLTGVAPAVGQYPVISYGALGGVGLTAFKLGTVPLRFQAQLYNDTVNKVIVMDVISSGDFPVWSGALGNEWSTAVLAAPKNWVMNSSAAITTDYLDGEIDLFDDTAVHATPDISNGPVSPLEVRFNNNVLDYVVTGSQGITGTGILVKNGSAVSTLATNNSYSGQTTVNAGTLRIGNGGTSGTAGSGPIANGATLEFFRTDNPTVANVISGSGVLRQSGTGTLTLSGANTYTGGTTVSAGTLRASSNASVGVLPGGVVTVADGGAFDLGGNATANNANFGQKSFVISGAGPAGHGAILNGSALNQQNAFQRVTLAADASIGGTGRFDIRATQVGGVNQAVLDPAGHTLTKVDDNYVCLVSADVGDGNIVVNGGTLSLETTTSVPDYGTGKTVTFNAGTNAQFYSNTAAVSTITRPFVFNGEGCKIANASAVASLVGSPIELRGDVALTTLLTVSPGALTLGGNITEAGGAHGLTKLGTCTFVLAGTSSYTGPTTVSTGTLLVNGALGTTAVTTATGTTFGGAGSLLGPLVVGGTLAPGNAGIGTFTAAGVTLSSTATLAIQLNSGSSAIDTLVAGNLNLGGAALAVTDAGTTVLATGTKLLFAQYSGALTGTFSNVADGGTLVVGPNTFRVNLHDTVAGQAAITLTVPATGFSPGYDSWATAMGLDGTNNGPDQDPDGDGRSNLLEFALAANPLSPAPDGSLANRVLEIDPGTGVERVLTLTLPVRSGAGFSGPGDLVSGAVDRIIYTVQGSVDFTDFTSMNVTEVVPAVTSGLPGLPGGWSYRTFRAPGNVATSSRAFLRVKVAAEP, from the coding sequence ATGAGCCCACGTATTGCAGGCCGTCCGATCGTGACACGAGCCTCCCTCCTCGCCACCGCCGCCACCCTTTTCCTGGCCCCGCTTCCGGCCACCGCCGCCACCAAGACCTGGGACGGCGGCGGCACCAACGATACCTGGCTGAACGGTGTCAACTGGAACGCGAACACCGCTCCGGCCGCCAACGACACGCTGGTCTTCGGCGGCACGGTCCGCCTCACGCCGGTCAATGACTTCGCCGCCGGCACCGTCTTCACGGGGCTCTCCTTCGCCGCCGGCGCGGGGGCGTTCAATGTCACCGGCAATGGCATCGTGCTCAACCGCTCCACGATCGCGAACAACGCCACCAACGCCGTGACCGTGGGCCTGCCGATCACCATCGGCAGCGGCCTCACCACGCTCACCACCCCGGCCACCGGCGGCACGATGAACCTCTCCGGAGCGTTCGCCCGCTCGACCGGTTCCACCGTCGTCGTCAACCGCGTGGGAGGGAACATCAACCTCGCCGGTTCGGGACTCGCCAACGATGCCAGCGGCATCCTCGGCGGCTGGGCGGTGATCGGCAACGACTGGGCCAGCCTCGATGGCAGCGGCAACACGGTGCCGTACACCGCCTACACCAACATCCCGTCCGGTGCGATCACCACGGGAGCCAATCTGAACTACCGCTACACCGCGGATACGGCCAACATCACCGCCGCCGCGGGCACCGCCATCAACAGCCTGGTCACCACCATCGGCACCGGTCGCACGCTCACTCTCGCCGGGGCGCTCCGGCTGGGGGCCCGCGGTGGCATCTACCGGACCGGCGCCTCGTCCGCAAACAGCGTGATGCTCGTGACCGGCGGGAGTCTCACCGCCAGCGGCGGCGGTGAGATCACATTGCTGGACGCCACCACCACGGCGGCCAATTTCACCGCCACCAACAACAACCTGCGGATCGATTCCACCATGACCGATGACGGCGCGAATCCGGTGGCGGTCAACATCGTCGGCTACCTCGACATCCGCGGTACCAACACCTACTCCGGCGGCACGTTCATCAACCTCGGCCGCGTCCAGGGGAGCAACACCTCGGTGTTCGGCACCGGACCGGTCACGATTTACACAGGTGGGCAGGCGTTCCTGAACAACAACGGCACCTTCGCCAACAACTTCACCATCGCCGGCACGGGATCGACCGAGACCAGTGGCGGGCAGACGATGGGCGCGATCCGCATGAACACCGGGGCGACCACGCTTTCCGGGACCATCACACTCGCGGAGAATGCCCGAATCACCGGTGGCTCGGGTGGAACGAACGCCATCACCGGAAAGATCACCGGCTCCGGCCGCCTGGAGTTCACCGCCGCCACCGGCAACGTGGGGAGCATCACGTTGAACAACGCCGCGAACGATTGGAATGGCGGCCTGCTCCTCACCGTCGGCGGCGCGGGCCGCCAGGTGTATGTGAAGCTCGGCGCGGACGAGCAGATCCCGAATGGAGCGGGGAAGGGGAGCGTCACCATCGCCGGTGCCTCGGACATCGCGCGCCTCGACCTCTCCGGTCACAACGAGACGATCAATGGATTGAATGCGGCGGTGAACACCTTCAACCAGGTGAAGAACACCGCCGCCACGCCATGCACCCTCACGCTGGGCGCGAACAACGCCGCCGGCGACTTCGGCGGCACGCTCGATGACGCGGGTGCCGGGGCGGTCAGCCTGGTGAAGACCGGCACCGGCACCCAGATCTTCCGTGGCACCACCAACCACCTCGGCACCACCACGGTGGATGGCGGGCGGCTTGAGTTCGTGGGTGATCTCGCCGCCACCGGCCTGGTCACGGTGAACAGCGGGGCGACGCTGGCGGCGAATGCCCAGCTCTCGCCGGATGTCACCATCGCCACCGGCGGCCTGCTGGCCAGCAATCCCGCCGCGGGAGCCGGCATCACCTTGAAGAAGGATCTCAACCTCGCCGAGGGCTCCGCGATCCAGATCAACACCGCGTCCTTTCCCGCCGCTCCGGTGCAGGTGCTCGGCACGCTCAATCCCACCGGCGGCGAGGCCACCGTCTCGATCAACCTGACCGGCGTGGCACCCGCGGTCGGCCAGTATCCGGTCATCAGCTACGGCGCGCTGGGCGGCGTGGGCCTGACCGCGTTCAAGCTCGGCACGGTGCCGCTCCGTTTCCAGGCCCAGCTCTACAACGACACGGTGAACAAGGTGATCGTGATGGACGTGATCTCCAGCGGCGATTTTCCGGTGTGGTCCGGGGCGCTCGGCAACGAGTGGAGCACCGCCGTGCTGGCCGCTCCGAAGAACTGGGTCATGAACTCCAGCGCGGCGATCACCACCGATTACCTGGATGGCGAGATCGATCTTTTCGATGACACCGCCGTCCACGCCACGCCCGATATCAGCAACGGCCCGGTGAGTCCGCTGGAAGTCCGCTTCAACAACAACGTGCTCGATTACGTCGTCACCGGTTCCCAGGGCATCACCGGCACCGGCATTCTCGTCAAGAACGGCAGCGCCGTCTCCACGCTCGCGACCAACAACAGCTATTCCGGCCAGACCACGGTCAATGCCGGCACCCTCAGGATCGGTAACGGTGGAACTTCCGGCACGGCGGGCAGCGGACCGATTGCGAACGGTGCGACGCTTGAGTTTTTCCGGACGGACAATCCCACGGTGGCCAATGTGATTTCCGGAAGCGGGGTGCTCCGGCAGTCCGGCACCGGCACCCTCACCCTCTCCGGAGCGAATACCTACACCGGCGGTACGACGGTTTCCGCCGGAACCCTCCGCGCCAGCTCGAACGCCTCGGTGGGCGTGCTGCCCGGCGGCGTCGTCACCGTGGCGGATGGAGGTGCCTTCGACCTGGGCGGGAATGCCACCGCCAACAACGCCAACTTCGGGCAGAAGTCGTTCGTCATTTCCGGTGCTGGCCCGGCCGGTCATGGAGCGATTCTCAATGGCAGCGCCTTGAACCAACAGAACGCGTTCCAAAGGGTGACGCTCGCCGCGGATGCCAGCATCGGTGGAACGGGGCGCTTCGATATCCGTGCCACCCAGGTCGGCGGGGTCAACCAGGCCGTGCTGGATCCCGCCGGTCACACGCTCACCAAGGTGGACGACAATTACGTCTGCCTGGTGTCCGCGGATGTCGGCGATGGCAACATCGTGGTCAATGGCGGCACCTTGAGCCTGGAGACCACCACCAGCGTTCCGGACTACGGCACGGGCAAGACGGTGACCTTCAACGCGGGGACCAACGCCCAGTTCTATTCGAACACCGCGGCCGTTTCCACCATCACCCGTCCGTTCGTCTTCAATGGCGAGGGGTGCAAGATCGCGAACGCGAGCGCCGTGGCATCACTCGTCGGCAGCCCGATTGAACTGCGCGGCGATGTCGCCCTCACCACCTTGCTCACTGTGTCCCCGGGGGCGCTGACGCTGGGCGGCAACATCACCGAGGCCGGCGGGGCACACGGGTTGACGAAACTCGGCACCTGCACCTTCGTCCTGGCGGGCACATCTTCCTACACCGGACCGACCACCGTCTCGACGGGCACGCTGCTGGTGAACGGGGCTCTGGGTACGACGGCGGTGACCACCGCCACCGGCACCACCTTCGGAGGCGCGGGATCGCTATTGGGTCCGCTGGTCGTGGGCGGCACGCTCGCCCCGGGCAATGCCGGCATCGGCACCTTCACCGCGGCGGGCGTGACCCTTTCGTCCACCGCCACACTCGCCATCCAGCTCAATTCCGGCTCCTCCGCCATCGACACGCTGGTGGCCGGAAATCTCAATCTCGGCGGGGCCGCGCTCGCGGTGACCGATGCGGGAACGACCGTGCTGGCCACCGGCACCAAGCTGCTGTTCGCCCAATACTCGGGTGCCCTCACCGGCACGTTCTCCAACGTCGCCGACGGAGGCACGCTGGTGGTCGGGCCGAACACGTTTCGGGTGAACCTCCACGACACGGTCGCGGGCCAGGCCGCGATCACCCTCACGGTGCCCGCCACCGGATTCAGCCCGGGTTATGACAGCTGGGCCACCGCGATGGGGCTGGATGGCACCAACAACGGCCCTGACCAGGACCCGGATGGCGATGGCCGTTCGAACCTGCTGGAGTTCGCGCTGGCCGCCAACCCGCTCTCGCCCGCTCCCGATGGCAGCCTGGCCAACCGCGTGCTGGAGATCGACCCGGGCACGGGTGTCGAACGCGTGCTCACGCTCACCCTTCCGGTTCGCTCTGGCGCGGGTTTCTCAGGTCCGGGTGACCTGGTGTCCGGAGCGGTGGATCGCATCATCTACACCGTCCAGGGATCGGTGGACTTCACGGATTTCACGTCGATGAATGTCACCGAGGTGGTGCCCGCCGTGACCTCCGGTCTGCCGGGGCTGCCCGGTGGCTGGAGCTACCGCACCTTCCGCGCGCCGGGGAACGTGGCCACCTCGTCCCGGGCCTTCCTGCGGGTGAAGGTGGCTGCTGAACCATGA
- a CDS encoding glycoside hydrolase family 88 protein, translating to MSTAHLTPASQLSPAWKLAYDTLVAKTRRNIAGMAAQPTTWSWDADGDYSKWNEGFHEIGNWTSSFITGMALIAWGETEDDHFIRHVLELDPHYREKLGRHAVDTMHDLGFLYSLHSVALHKLTGGESHRVLALRAAEVLAARFIPEGRYIRAWGRMDDTGGEWDAMAIIDCMMNLPLLYWASVETGDPRFKEIATRHADTTLACFIRGDDSVFHAYRFDPVTGAPTTGENYCGHGKDSHWARGTAWAIYGFAMSHRHTGDERYLDASLRVARRFVSLLDAEVVPVWDFRLPDDPALHIRDSSAASIAVCGIQELEALGHADETLLAAKHALLDRLCTADYLDTDLAVRGTLKHGQVGNPVKAYTSWGDYYLMEALARESGMMIPWW from the coding sequence ATGAGCACCGCCCATCTCACCCCCGCCAGCCAACTGTCCCCCGCGTGGAAACTGGCCTACGACACCCTGGTCGCGAAGACCCGCCGCAACATCGCGGGCATGGCCGCTCAGCCCACCACCTGGTCGTGGGACGCGGACGGCGATTATTCGAAGTGGAACGAGGGTTTCCACGAGATCGGGAACTGGACCAGCTCCTTCATCACCGGCATGGCGCTCATCGCGTGGGGTGAGACGGAGGACGACCACTTCATCCGTCATGTATTGGAGCTCGATCCCCACTACCGGGAAAAGCTCGGCCGCCATGCGGTGGACACGATGCACGATCTCGGCTTCCTCTACTCGCTGCACTCGGTGGCGCTCCACAAGCTCACCGGCGGAGAATCGCACCGCGTGCTCGCGCTGCGGGCCGCGGAGGTGCTCGCAGCGCGCTTCATCCCGGAGGGCCGCTACATTCGCGCGTGGGGGCGCATGGACGACACGGGCGGTGAGTGGGATGCCATGGCGATCATCGACTGCATGATGAACCTGCCGCTGCTGTATTGGGCCTCGGTGGAAACCGGTGACCCGCGTTTCAAGGAGATCGCCACCCGCCATGCGGACACCACGCTGGCCTGCTTCATCCGCGGCGATGATTCCGTGTTCCACGCCTACCGTTTCGATCCCGTGACCGGCGCGCCCACCACTGGGGAAAACTACTGCGGGCACGGCAAGGACAGCCATTGGGCGCGCGGCACGGCGTGGGCGATCTACGGCTTCGCGATGAGCCACCGCCACACCGGGGATGAACGTTACCTCGATGCCTCGCTGCGGGTCGCGCGCCGGTTCGTTTCGCTGCTCGATGCCGAGGTGGTGCCGGTGTGGGACTTCCGTCTGCCGGACGATCCCGCGCTGCACATCCGGGATTCGTCCGCGGCGTCGATCGCGGTGTGCGGCATCCAGGAACTGGAAGCGCTCGGCCACGCGGATGAAACGCTTTTGGCGGCGAAGCACGCGTTGCTCGACCGGCTGTGCACAGCGGACTACCTGGACACGGACCTGGCGGTGCGCGGCACGCTGAAGCACGGCCAGGTGGGCAATCCGGTGAAGGCTTACACGAGCTGGGGCGACTATTACCTGATGGAAGCGCTGGCCCGTGAGAGCGGCATGATGATCCCGTGGTGGTGA
- a CDS encoding beta-L-arabinofuranosidase domain-containing protein, with protein sequence MSLSSFSLDRVRLTGGPFHERQELHRGYLLGVEVDRLLAPFRLQAGLDPRASRYGGWESRDISGHSLGHYLSAISLMQAATGDAELLRRVHHTVAELALCQAANGDGYVLPVDKTAFEGVRTGRIEATPFSLNGVWVPFYTLHKLLAGLRDAHRLASSHDALVVAAKVADWLDGVLSPLTAEQIQEMLRTEHGGMNEVLADLSADTGNPRYLRMAEGFFHHQAVLAPLLRGEDRLDGLHGNTQIPKIVGLAREAELGGDPAYREAAEFFWDRVVNHRSYATGGHGESEHFFPLEQFPRRLTPNTCETCNTYNLLKLTGHLFRHRPDAARMDFVERAMINHLLVNLGRQPGEFGYFLGLGSVGVKVFSTPYDSWWCCVGTGLENPARYGEQIYARHADMLWVNLYLGSTLDWRERGVIVRQDTVFPEEDTVRFSFTCEEPVRFALKLRHPAWCAGPEIVLNGEKLEVESRRSSYFTLDREWRSGDTLVVRLPMALRVEFLPQVEEGSGAFLFGPTLLAAIVPDEEGVPNPSKRRFSEHLDARGKTDAFPPHIVAESWDAALQGMRPTGFASFRSEGVVKPADLVLVPFHRIYEEQYAVYFPRLTAAEWAERESGIRAERERQRAIEAGTLDSVTPGFQQPEVEHGLCGENSAIEDFSDRKCRLARDGGWFSYSLKCDPVEPLSLVITYWGGVWHKRIFEVRVDDELIATEELLANRPGEFFDHVHELPAHLTAGKSRVTVRFQSRPGDIAGGVFDLRLMRREVAPAAYRQEFVFKDH encoded by the coding sequence ATGAGCCTTTCTTCCTTCTCCCTCGACCGGGTCCGCCTGACGGGCGGGCCGTTCCATGAACGCCAGGAACTCCACCGCGGCTACCTGCTGGGTGTGGAAGTGGACCGGTTGCTCGCACCGTTCCGCCTGCAAGCCGGGCTCGATCCCCGCGCGTCGCGCTATGGCGGCTGGGAGTCCCGGGACATCAGCGGGCACAGCCTGGGGCACTACCTCTCCGCGATCAGCCTGATGCAGGCGGCCACCGGGGATGCGGAGCTGCTGCGCCGTGTCCACCACACCGTGGCGGAGCTGGCGCTGTGCCAGGCGGCGAATGGCGATGGCTACGTGCTGCCGGTGGACAAGACCGCCTTCGAGGGCGTGCGCACGGGGAGGATCGAGGCCACGCCGTTTTCGCTCAATGGCGTGTGGGTGCCGTTCTACACGCTGCACAAGCTGCTCGCGGGATTGCGCGATGCCCATCGCCTGGCGTCGAGCCACGATGCGCTGGTGGTGGCGGCAAAGGTGGCGGACTGGTTGGACGGCGTGCTGTCCCCGCTCACCGCGGAGCAGATCCAGGAGATGCTGCGCACCGAGCACGGCGGCATGAACGAGGTGCTGGCCGATCTTTCCGCCGACACGGGAAACCCGCGCTACCTGCGGATGGCGGAGGGGTTTTTCCATCACCAGGCGGTCCTCGCGCCGCTGCTGCGCGGCGAGGACCGGCTCGATGGCCTGCACGGGAACACGCAGATCCCGAAGATCGTGGGGCTGGCCCGCGAGGCCGAACTCGGTGGCGATCCCGCCTACCGGGAGGCCGCGGAGTTTTTCTGGGACCGGGTGGTGAACCATCGCTCCTACGCCACCGGTGGCCACGGCGAGAGCGAGCACTTCTTCCCATTGGAACAATTCCCACGCCGTCTCACGCCGAACACCTGCGAGACCTGCAACACCTACAACCTGCTCAAGCTCACCGGCCACCTCTTCCGGCACCGGCCGGACGCCGCGCGGATGGATTTCGTGGAGCGGGCGATGATCAACCACCTGCTGGTGAACCTCGGCCGACAGCCCGGCGAGTTCGGCTATTTCCTCGGGCTCGGCTCGGTGGGCGTGAAGGTGTTCTCCACGCCCTACGATTCATGGTGGTGCTGTGTCGGCACCGGCCTGGAAAACCCCGCGCGCTACGGCGAGCAGATATACGCCCGCCACGCGGACATGCTGTGGGTGAATCTCTACCTGGGCAGCACGCTCGATTGGCGTGAGCGGGGCGTGATCGTCCGGCAGGACACGGTTTTTCCGGAAGAGGACACGGTGCGGTTTTCCTTCACCTGTGAGGAGCCGGTGCGCTTCGCCTTGAAGCTCCGCCACCCCGCGTGGTGCGCCGGACCGGAAATCGTGCTGAATGGGGAAAAGCTGGAAGTGGAATCACGGCGTTCATCGTACTTCACCCTCGACCGCGAGTGGCGCTCCGGCGACACGCTGGTGGTGCGGCTACCGATGGCGCTGCGGGTGGAGTTCCTCCCGCAGGTGGAGGAGGGGAGCGGGGCCTTCCTGTTCGGCCCCACCTTGCTCGCGGCGATCGTGCCGGACGAGGAGGGCGTGCCGAATCCCTCGAAACGCCGCTTCAGCGAGCACCTCGATGCCCGTGGCAAGACCGATGCGTTTCCCCCGCATATCGTGGCGGAGTCTTGGGATGCGGCCTTGCAGGGCATGAGGCCTACCGGCTTCGCGTCCTTCCGGAGCGAGGGCGTGGTGAAGCCCGCGGACCTGGTCCTCGTGCCCTTCCACCGCATCTACGAGGAGCAGTATGCGGTCTATTTTCCGCGTCTCACCGCCGCGGAGTGGGCGGAGCGGGAGAGCGGCATCCGTGCCGAACGCGAGCGCCAGCGGGCGATCGAGGCGGGCACGCTTGATTCGGTCACGCCCGGCTTCCAGCAGCCGGAAGTCGAGCACGGCCTGTGCGGTGAGAACAGCGCGATCGAGGATTTTTCCGACCGGAAATGTCGTCTTGCCCGCGATGGCGGATGGTTCTCCTACAGCTTGAAATGCGATCCCGTTGAACCGTTGTCGCTGGTGATCACCTACTGGGGCGGCGTTTGGCACAAGCGGATCTTCGAGGTCCGCGTGGACGATGAACTCATTGCCACCGAGGAACTGCTGGCGAACCGGCCGGGCGAGTTCTTCGACCATGTGCACGAGCTGCCCGCGCACCTGACCGCGGGCAAGAGCCGCGTGACCGTCCGTTTCCAATCGCGCCCCGGCGACATCGCGGGGGGCGTGTTCGACCTGCGCCTGATGCGCCGCGAGGTGGCCCCCGCGGCCTACCGCCAGGAGTTCGTGTTCAAGGACCACTGA